The window TAGCCGCGCCGAGCAATACCGATCTTGTCGATAGCAATATTGCCAGTCCAACACTGGCGCCCATTAACACCAGTACGGATTACATTAGCTTTATCACCCCTTTGTATGGCGAGTATCAGGCAAGGGCGCCGCAGCTTGAACAAGCCAGCGAAAGTGACGAGTATTGGGTCAATGTAACCGGCGCGCAGCTTAATGCGGGCGTGGGCCTCACCATGAGCCAAGCGTCGAGCCTAGTGCGCATTGCGCCTCGGGGCGATACCAGTTCTGGCGCCTTAATGCATGCAGAGGCTATCGCCCCTGAGCGCGTACAAATTCAGCGCGTTAGCCCTAATCAGTCACCCCAAGGCAAAGCGGCCAAAAGCAGCGGGATAAACACCAATGAGTCATTGGTCAAATCGATGGCCAACGCCGATGCCCTTGCTAGCGCAGGATTAACCGATGATTCCAGCGCACTGCAAATGTCAGCGAAAGCCACACCGGGCCAATATCGCCTGCAGGTCAGTCAGCCGTTAACGCCAAGCGCCAACTACTTAGTCAATGTGAAGGAAAAAGGCTCACCCTATCAACTGAGTGTCAAAGCCTCCTCCGCTATCGCGGCTGATGCGCAAACCCTTGGGCTTGAACTCGCACTCAGCCAAAGTGATAACACCTTCGTGCCGCAGGCAACACTCAAGCAAGCCGATGGCGATATGCGACCACTGACGATGGTAAAACAAGGTGAGACATGGCAAGCGGTGATCCCCGCGGGCGTGGCACTTTCGAGCAGTAATGCGGGTTTCAGTGAAGTTGAAATTACAGTGCAAACCCAAGTCGATGGCCGCCCAGTACAGCGCACGGTCAAATCTGTCTTTAAGTCCTATGTCAATTCGGCGAGCATCAAGCCCGAAGTGCTCACGATTTGGGATAAAGGTTTGCCTAACCAAATCAACTTTGAGTTATTGGTCGCCGAGGCGGGACGTTTTGGCTTAAGTGGCACGTTAACCGGTACCAATGCCGAAGGTCAAAAGGTGGCGATTCTACGTACCCAAGCGGCTAATTGGCTGACCCCTGAGTCGCCAAAGTTAAAGCTGATGTTAGATCCTAAGCTCATCCAAGCCTCGGGTTTACAGCCGCCATTCGAACTCAATGAGTTAGAACTGCAAGATCAAGGTCAAATGGCCAGATTAAGCTATCAAGCCAAAGCATTGATCTTAACCCGCTAACATTAGAGGCTGATGTTAAGGGGCTGATATTAAGGAGCAGATAGAAGACGCGGGCTTTAAATGCCAATGTTAAACCAGAGGCGAGGCTCATCTGCTCAAGTTAACCGGCACAAGCTAACACGACAAAGTTAGCCCGCCCGAGTTTCCTCTCTCATTGAAAAGTGCCCATAGTGGGCACTTTTCCATTGTTGATGTTTTGCTAATAAACAACCAAAAGCCGCCGCGTTATTTAACATGCTGCGTAAAGCACAAACTGTTGACAGAAAAATGACAAGCCGCAGATGATTCCCCATAGCTGCCATGAATAAAATTTACATTGATTATCAAGGGTTATTCCTTTTAAATAACAAATGTAATAGGCATAATGTCAAGGCTTTGACATCAAACCTTAGGCTGACAACAGCCGAGCATTTACCATAAAAACATAACAAAAATATAACTATAAGAGTGGTAACTAACGGTACGTTTTCCCACAGTACGCTAGCCAATACTCAATAAATGGACATCGTTATGAGTGACAGCACATTTTTCTTTGGTGAATGGCAAATCAATCCCAGCGCCAATAGTCTGCTCCTTGGCAAACAAGTCAAACAACTTGAGCCCAAGGCGATGGATGTGCTGCTGTTTCTCTGTCAACGGGCGGGCGAAGTCGTCAGCAGTGATGAAATAGTCAGCCACTGCTGGCCGGGCGTAGATACTGGCGACAATCCACTACACAAGATTATCAATCAGTTACGTAGAGCATTAGGCGATAGCGCCACCGATCCCACCTATATAGAAACCATACGCAAACGCGGCTATCGCACCTTAGCCGAAGTGCGTTTTCCTATCGGCCACGAAGCCACCGCCAGCCCGCAAAGTTGGCAAGGCGGCTCGCCCTTTCCGGGTCTGCAAGCCTATAACGCTAACTATGCCGAGGTGTTTTTTGGTCGCAGTGAACAAATCAGCACTTTGCTTAATCGTATCAGCCAGCAAATCATCTATGGTCGTGCCTTCTGTCTGGTTTTAGGCCCAAGTGGCAGCGGTAAATCCTCCCTGATAAATGCCGGTGTTGTGCCCAATTTAATGAAGGGAGGCGGCTATAACGGCATTGGTGTCGCGTCATTCAGCAGCTTAGATTTTGCCGATGTGAGTAAAGGGCAACTGTTAACCGATCTTGCCAGCGCTATGCTCGACTGGGAAATCAACGACACGCCAGTATTCGAAGGCATGAGCGCTGAGACACTGGCGGTTCAACTTGTCGAAGATATCCAAGGCGTAATCAACCAGTGCACCCAAGCTCTCAAGGTTCAGCCCTTTACTCAGCCGTTTTTTGCCTTGTTTATCGACCGATTAGAAGTGTTGCTCTCATCACCGCTATTTAGCGACACCGAGCGCACAGTATTTGTTGAACTGCTGGAACAACTCGCCACCTCTAAGGCCGTGATTATCATCAGTGCCTGTCGTAACGATTTTTATCCTTTACTTGTGGGCTACCCAAGCTTAATGGCCGGCAAATCCCGCGGCGCACACTTTGACTTAGCGCCGCCGACACGCACTGAACTGTTGCAAATGATCCGCCTGCCCGCGGTGGCCGCCAACTTAAGCTGGGAAGTTGACAGCGAAACCGCGATGCCGCTCGATGAAATGCTCTGCAGCGACGCCGCCAGTAACCCAGATGCACTGCCCATGTTGCAATACACGCTGCAGGCCTTGTATTTGCAGCGCAGCGCCGATGATAAGTTATTAGTCTCGGTTTATCATGCGCTTGGCGGTATTGAAGGGGCGATTGGTAAAAATGCCGAGCAAGCGATTTCCCATTTAAGCGATGCCGAAAAAGCCAGTCTGCCACGGATTTTATCCCTGCTAGTCACCCTGCGCGAAGATGAAAAGTCCATAACCAGCCGCACCGCCCGCTGGTCACAGCTGCAAAGCACCGCTGAAACCGCCCTAGTGCAAGCTATGGTTGATAGCCGCTTATTCGTGTCGCATCTGCAAAATGGTGAACCCTGTTTTAGCATCGCCCACGAAGCCCTGCTGCGCCGTTGGCCACGGGCGACGGCGTGGATTAGCGAACATAGCGACAGCTTGAGTATTAAGAGTCGCCTACAGCATCTTTCAACACGCTGGCTCAGCGAAGCCAAACACAGCGCCTATCTACTCGCTGAAGGTAAACCTTTAAAAGAAGCCCAAAGCCTCAGCCAAAATCCGTTATTCGATTTAGACGATCCCGAAACCGCCTTTATCACAGCCTCCACCAAACGCGCCAATATGCTGCGCTGGACGAGGCGCTTAACCGTCACCCTATTATGCGTCCTCACCCTCACTTCCATTATCATGAGTGTCCGCAGCATAGAAGCTGAAAAACTCGCCCTGCAAAAACGCCTCGCCGCCGAAGATTTGCTCGGTTTCATGGTGGGCGACTTCGCCGACAAGATGCGCGGCATCGGCCGAATGGACTTACTCGACGGGATCAGCAATAAAGCACTGGAATATTTCAGTGATTTTTCCAATGACAACGGTGATCAACATCTGAGCCTTGAAGCTCGCCTACAACATGGACAAACACTAGAGGCAATGGGTGAAGTCGCGTATTCACGCGATAAGCTAGATGAGGCCAAGACAGCGCTTCTCGCCGCTCAAACTAAGCTAACCAATCTCTATACTGAGCAACCGACAAACCTAGAGTTATTAAAAACCTTAGGCGCAAATGCATTTTGGCTTGGGCAGATAAAATACGATATGAGTGATTGGGAAAGCGCTAAGCCCTACTTTGAGCAGTATCTAAGTTATAGCCAGGTCATGTATAAGCTAGCTTCCGACGATAAAAATGCTCTCATGGAACTATCCTACGCTAACAATACGCTAGGTTCACTAGCAATGAAGCAACAGCAATTTGATAAAGCTACAAGCTACTTCGATGAGTCACTCAGACTAAAATTATTAGCTCTGACTCAGGATCCTAACAATAAGCAACTGCAGGCAGATATAGCAGATACTCGTTCTTGGCTTGCACGAACGTGGCGTTCTAGAGGTCAACTAAACTCTGCTATATCTATACATAATCAGCTTCAAACAGAGTTGAAGTCTATTACAAAAACAAATAATACGGATGGCTATCTACTTGATCGATATGCCAGCAGTTTGAGGACCAGCTCTACTTTGTTTGAATACCAAGGCTCAATGCTTGAAGCATTCAATAACGCCTTGCAGGGTGAAAAACTGATGCAACAAGCAGTAATATTAGATCCTAAAAATACCGCTTGGAAAACCCAGCTTTATTATCTCAAATTCCAATTAATGTCACTTAACGCAACACTCAAAGATCCACGAAGTTATTATACACCTGAATATTTGCGAGCTGAGCTTGAACAAGAGAATAAGGCTTTCATTAACAGCCGACGCTATAGTGCACTCAAAGCAATATTCCTCAAAAATTCGGCACAGTACTATTTTATAATGGGAAAAAATCAACAATGCAAAGAATCACTTGAGGAGGCCTCACTCATATTAAATGAAATAATAAAAGACGCACCCGATGATTTTAAGTATCTTGCCAGCTTTGCTGAAGTTGAGCTACTTAGCGCCAAATTATCTAAACAACGACAAGATATGCCTGCAGTTCAAAAATCCTGCATTCAAGTCAAAGAAATGCTAGAACCGATCCAACAAAAAGATAGAGATCCTCAGTACCTACAACCCTACGCTAAAGCGCTAGATTGCCTCGGAACATTGGAGAAAAATCAAACGCTGCTAAGTAGTTTAAAGACTATGGGGATAACCAACTTCAATTTTTAACCTGATTTATAAGTAATAAGTATCTTTGTTATCGTAAATAAAAATAACTGAAAGTCGTAATAATTAAACACAAACATAAGGAAAAGTTTATGAGCCAATTTCAGGCAACCCGAGATCCTTTGATTAATCTTTCTATACAAATTAATGACGGTCAAGCTGTATTTAGTTATTCCAAAGATGGCGAGCCCTGCCATGGAAATGTCGAGGTTTATAAAGCAGAAGCTATCCGCTACCAATTAATCGATACCCCTGACTTAGTTCAGTTTGTTGGTGTTGGTTTTCTAAATCCTTTTAATGGCAACATAAATAGTGTGTTGATTGAAGAGGGGGGAAGAGTAGTAACCATTAATGATTTGCATAAAACAGCTGGAATTATCAAATTCCAATTAATTCTAAAATATGCTGATCACTCTGTATGGCTTATAAGTCCAGATCCACAAATTATTGACCGAGAAGATTAGATCTTTCTGAAATACTGGGAAAAGCGGGGACCGCCATATCTTTTCGAGATAAGTGCCTCCTGAAATGAGCTCTAAATGCTCTGTCGCTGCAAAAAGCGGGGACAGCCATGTCTTTTTGTGCTTTGTCCCCTCTTCTACTAGTCTTTAGATTATCTTAAAAAGCGGGGACAGCCATATCTTTTCGAGATAAGAGCCTCCTGAAATGAGCTATAAATGCTCTGCTCTACGGCAGAGCATTTCTCACAAGACATCAAAAAGCGGGACAGCCATGTCTTTTCGAGATAAGTGCCTCCTGAAATGAGTTATAAATGCTCTGCTGCTACGGCAGAGGAAAAAAAAAAGCGGGGACAAAAGCGGGGACAGCCATGCCTTTTTGTGCTTTGTCCCCTCTTCTACTAGTCTTTAGATTATCTTCACCTTGTCTGTTTGGAGCGAGTCATGACCTCGGCCAGAAGAATGCTTATCGATGCCAATACAACGCCCTTCTATCATGTGATAAATCGCTGTGTCAGAAGGGCTTTTCTGTGCGGTGAAGATAAACTCACAGGCCGCAGTTATGAACATAGACGTGGCTGGATTGTCGATAAAATCAAAGCATTATCTGCTATCTTTTGTATCGACATTTGCGCCTATGCAGTGATGAACAACCATTACCATTTAGTACTTAAAATTGATGTTGAGGAAGCAAAAACCTTAAGCCCAAAAGAGGTTATCAGCCGGTGGTGTCAAATAACTAAAGGCCATACTGTCGCAACTAAGTATATGAATGGTGAAGCCTTAATTGACGGTGAACGCATGCTGCTCGATGGGTTAATTACCGAATGGCATGAACGTTTATCCAGCATATCTTGGTTTATGCGCTGCCTGAACGAAGAAATTGCCCGTAAAGCGAATCGTGAAGATGAGTGTAAAGGCGCGTTCTGGGAAGGCCGTTTCAAATCCCAAGCTTTGCTAGATGAGCAAGCCTTACTAGCCTGCATGATGTACGTGGATTTAAACCCTATTCGAGCAGGGATTGCCGACTCTTTACAATCTTCTGATTTCACCTCGATTCAAGAAAGAATTAGTGCACTCAAGCAGGTAAATAACATCATAATCTCACCGCAAGCACCAGTCCAATCCGCAAAAAATAAGCCTCAAACGATAAACAAATCTCTCGCCAAGTTCGATGCGGCGACACACTCTAGTCAACAAACGGGCATCCCTTTTCATTTTGCGGATTATCTGGAACTTATCGATTGGACTGGCCGCGCCATTCGCCATGATAAAAAAGGCTTTATCGATAATCAGCGACCAAAACTGCTCAATGAGTTAGGGATTGCATCAGATGCTTGGCTCAGCTCTGCTAAAGATTTTCGCCGCCAGTACAGTGGCATCAGTGGTCGTTGGGATGCGATGTGCGCTTTTAAACTTCAGCAAGGTGGTAAATGGTGTAGAGGAAAATCGAGTAGCGAAGCTCTGCATCCAAATCAACCTTTAGGGTGAACGAACCGTTTCCTACTGTTTATCTGCGGTTAAATTTCGACACTAACATCCTTTGCGCTTGCCGCTTAATAGCCAAAAATCCACTCATGAGTGCCACTTTTCAACTTAGCCATGCCCCAAAACCTCGCACGTTCCAGCTAAACCTGAGAATTTATCGTGAGAAGAGTAAATTTAAAACCTTTATAAACAATAGATTAAATCGGAAGGTAAGCAGAAGGTATCTTTTCTTTGCAGAGAATAAAGTCATCATCAGAAAAGCGCTTAGCGCAGATGACATTAGGTTCACGGAGAATGATAACAATGACAAGCTCACCTAAACAGACTCGCTCACAACATCCATTATCACTTGTGGGTGAAGACAATGGCTTACAGTGTACTGCGCAGCAAGGCTTGGTCGAGCCCGCATTGCCGTTAACCTTCTTCGAACATGGCTCGATTGAAACGATTCAACAGTTTATTCAGCATCTGACCGAGCCGGTGATTATCGTCAATGCCCAAGGTTACATTTACTTTAGCAATAGCAAAGGTGCTGACTTACTGACATGCCCGCAGGCCAGTTTGAAGGGACAAGATTGGCGCAACTTTTTGACCGAGCACCATCAAGCTCGCTACGACAATCTGCTGAGCAATGATATTAAACTAGGCAAAAACTGCGGCATTCCAGTGCAGCACTGCGCCGAAGAAATCACCCTCATTACCGCCTCAGGCAAAGCAAAAGATGTCGAGCTCTCCATTTCCTACATCCCCAGCCATGAACCTCTGTTCGTGATGATGATGCACGATTTAACGCAGCACAAAGCGGAGAATCAAAAGCTACGTAAATTGGCCGCCACAGATTCACTGACTGGGCTGGCGAACCGCCGATACTTCGACGAAATGCTGCATCACTATTGGGAAGAATGCACGGGTAAGCTGCGCCCTATCAGCGTGGTGATTATCGATGTGGATTATTTCAAAGTGTTCAACGACCAATTCGGCCATATCCAAGGCGACGAATGCCTACGTAAGATTGCCAAAGTGATTGCTGACATAGTGCCAATAGACATTGGCCTGGCAGCGCGTTACGGCGGCGAAGAATTCGCGCTAATTCTACCAAGCCACAATGCCAAAATGGCACTGACGATTGCCCAAAAAGTGCAGCAAGGGATTAATGACCTGCGCTTTACTGAGCAAGGCCTGCGCGACTATGTCTCTGTGAGCGCGAGCCAAGGGATTGCGAGTGAAATCAATGGCCAATTCCGTACCTCACTCGCCATGCTGTGCGCCGCCGATACCGCATTGTATCGCGCCAAAGCCGATGGCCGTGACAGGATCAATACGTCGCTTTAATCCCCATTAATTGGCGACTTATTTAACCAAAACTGATTTACCCGCGACTTAGTTACCCGCGATGGATTAACCACGGGATGAATTACCCCAGTTGCGCTTTAGCGCACTGAGGTAAAACACGCAAAGCACACGAAAGGACGCACGAATATGAATAAGCTTGAGGCATCAAGAAATATACGGGCAGTGATTGAAAAAAGCTTACCCGTGAGCACGTCACCCCTTGCCATATTTACTTACCAGTGTTGGGTAAAAACCAGCGCAGGTGGGCGTGTGTTCCATTATAACACCGATCGAGAAGATACCTATTTCGCGGTGGATATTAATTCACTGGGGCATATTGAATGCGTGATTAATACCACCTTGCTGCGGGTTGAGGCAATTTCAACCTTAGGTGGACTTAACGACAGCCAGTGGCACTTATTGTCTATCTGCCATGAATACCATGAAATCAATTGTTATGTGGATGGTGAAATTACCCATACACAACTCAATAATCTGTCACTGCTTGCTGACAATGAGTTTTTAATTGAAAACGTGTCATTACCCAATCACCGCGACACTCATTTCGATGGTGAAATATTTGGCATAACTTTACTTAATCGATTATTAACCCGAACCGAAATCGTCGACTATTATCGTAATCCGGCGCAACAAAAATCGATTACCGAAAATAACCTTTACATTTATCAGCATCATGATGTATATAATTTTCGTGATGAAAACGTTATCCCACTTCAAAGACAAAAAGTGCTGCTGGTCATATTTAATGATACTGAATATCAATTCATAAAAACCACCGCGGATAGCAACGCCTATAATCAACAACTGCCTAAGATTATTCCGCCCCACGAACGCCGAGCCTATATTATTGAGTGTGACTATAACACTTGGCCTAATTTTAATTATGTCGTTAATTACGCGGTGAGCAATCAAGCGGATATCACCCTCAATATCGAAGTATTTAAATCGCTAACGGCCTATCGCTCGAATATTAAAGTGACTGTCGCAAATGAACTCGAACGGGATTGTTTGATTATGCAATCGACCGAAGAAGAATTAAGTGCGGAAGTGCGGATCAGTGAAAACTTAGTGATCACTCAAGCCAAAAACTTTGTTAATTTCATCAATGAAGTTCGCGCACACATTCCGGCCGACAATATTATTACCGCTGGCCATTATTATAGTGAACAGCAATTCTCAGTCAGCACGGGTAAGCAAATGATAGCCTACCAACAGGCTTGCCAGCTGTTCAACCGCAGGTTACAAAAAAAACCACTGGCGATCATCAAATGCACTTCCACTGAAGAAGTCAAAATCGCCTATAAAGCAGCCATCGATTATAACTTGCCGATCAGTGTGCGCTCGGGTGGAAATGATCACGAAGGTGAAAGCACTGAAACCAATACCATAGTGTTGGATCTGCTGAAGATGGATAGCCTCACTTTAGATCCCATCACAGGTATTGCGGCCATTGGCCCAGGCAATCGCTTTATCAATCTCACCACTGCCCTTGCAAAAAAAGGCGTGATGATCCCCCATGGCACCAGTGGCAACGTTGCATTAGCGGGATTTATTATGGGCGGCGGCTCAGGACCTTGGACCCGCAAATACGGCATGTGCTGCGAATCCCTATTACAGGCAGAAATTGTCCTTGGCATTGGTGAAACCCAAGTCGTCTCGGTTGCCAATAAACCAGAGTTACTTTGGGCGCTCAAGGGTGGCGGCGGATTAAGTTATGGCATAGTGACCCGATTTTTTGTGCAAACCTTTCCACTACCGCCTTGCCTGCTCAAGTTTGAATTAGAGTGGAATTGCTATGACAAACAAACCCAAGAACTCATTGAGCACACCCCAACCAAAGACATTTTACAGCGCTGGGAAGCCATCATTAATGCCGACAGCACAGGCTGTTTGATTGGTACCAATCTCAAGATAAATGCCAAACATTTACCCGCAGAACAACACAAAACGACTGACATAGACACTGAGTCGATTAAGCATAACTGCTTGATGTATGGCTTTTGGGAAGGCAATTCCGCCAGTCTGAATCACTTTATCCAGACACAATTTAATGAGTTTGACCTAGTGCCCAATGATATACGCATCGAGGGGATGGGCGGACTCACCAAAGCCTACGGTGAAAACTTAATGGCCAATTGGGAAAGGGAATCTTTTCATCATCTGCAAGCGGACTTGCAAGGCATAAACCGCTCACCGACGCCACCCGATTTGGATGAGCCCGCGCCCCATAAAGTCACCTCGCGCTTAGTCAATCAAACGGGACTGAGGGACGGTTATAAGCCACTGCTCGAAAGCTTAACCTCTCGCTATGTGCTTGAAGGTAATCGCCAATTGGGGCTATTTACCTATGTCACCCTTGGCGCCATTGCGGGTGATTATTATCGCACTATGGGTGAAGATCAAAAGAGTCGCAGCGCCTTCCCCTACAAGGACAGACAATACACGATTCAATATCAAACTTGGTGGAATAACGCGCTGCAAGAGAAACAACAATTGCAGGATAGCCAAGTGTTTACCCGCATCAATCGTGCACTCGATTGGATTGATGCCAGCCGAAATTATGACATCCCCAACACCTCGGGCGCCTATATCAGCTTCAAAGATAAAGCCATCCCCACTGATGTGTACTTCGACCATAACTACGCCGCGTTAAAACGGATTAAGGCGGCCTACAGCCAAGATAGCTTTAACCATTTCCGCTCACGTAAAAGCATTATTTAGTTAATATATCGGCATAGCCTAGGGTGAGTTTTTAAGGCAAAATCGACGCCGTCCACAGGACGGTGTCGCCCCTTAACTCTCTGTTCACTCTGTTGTAGGTTATCTATGCCAAGCTCAGCTTTAGCTATCATTTTTGCCCTATTGGCGGCCATTCTTATGGGCACAATCGGTGTATTAGCGCGCTTTGCCGCCCTGCCCGCCGAGCACATTACCTTCTACCGCTTACTGCTCGGTGCCCTATTTCTATTGGCTTATATGCTATTCACTGGCAAAGGCCATCAGATTCGCCATAGACCGAGTAAACGCAACTTATACCCAAACAACCTCAAGATGCAGGATTCAGCGGAAATTTAACGCACTTTAGGCAAGGCGGTTATTTGCGGACCTAGTGGACTAAGTTAAAAATAACCAACACAGCATAAAGTGCGTTAAAACCCGCCGGGACGGAGCGCCTAGGGCACTCCACTTCCGTGTTGCATCAATTCAAAAGGTAGCCGACATTCTGTCATTGATGCGCCTTGAATTGAAGCACCCTAGGCGCTCTGAAACTCGTATCTTGAGGTTGCTTGGGTATATAATGGCGCTATGCTCGCGGGTTTTATGGCGTTTTATATTGAAGCCATTCAGTACACCCAAATGGCCAATGTGATCATGATCATTTACTTAGCCCCAGTGGTGTCGGCTATTTTCGCCCATTATTTCTTTGCCGAGAAACTCACCCGCTTAAGCATGGCAAGCGTGGTAGTCGCGCTGATGGGCTTTATGTTAATGATCCCTACAGGACCGCAGCAAGCGAGCAATCACACTGAATTATTAGGCTATTTTTATGCTTTACTCGCCCTTTTAACCTACTGCGGATTTATGTTAATCAACCGAAAACCGAGTCTGAGTTCACCCTACCAGAGCACTTTAGTCCAGCTTTGTGTCGGCGCTTTATGCCTGCTGCCCTTAGTGATAAATGCACCGCTGACGCCAAGTTTGCCGCAAATTGTTTGGTTGATCGCGATTGGATTCTTCCCCGGATTTTTAGCGATATTACTGGCGGTAAAAGCCCTGCGCCAATTGCCAGCAGTCACCTTTGGCACCCTCGCCTATGTGGAACCGGTTATCGTAGTGACGCTGGCATGGTGGATATTTGGTGAAAGCTTGAGCCCAATGCAATTAAGCGGTGTCGGCTTGATTATTCTGGCCGGCATTAGCCAAGGCTTTATAAGTCAGCGCAAAGTGCAGGTTGCGAGCGAGTAACCCACAAGACTGTCGCCGACACGACTTTAAACAAC of the Shewanella baltica genome contains:
- a CDS encoding DUF4785 domain-containing protein, whose protein sequence is MHTLSKLASVLALSGLLAACQDEATPIDPKTNASPMYAKGLTLAAPSNTDLVDSNIASPTLAPINTSTDYISFITPLYGEYQARAPQLEQASESDEYWVNVTGAQLNAGVGLTMSQASSLVRIAPRGDTSSGALMHAEAIAPERVQIQRVSPNQSPQGKAAKSSGINTNESLVKSMANADALASAGLTDDSSALQMSAKATPGQYRLQVSQPLTPSANYLVNVKEKGSPYQLSVKASSAIAADAQTLGLELALSQSDNTFVPQATLKQADGDMRPLTMVKQGETWQAVIPAGVALSSSNAGFSEVEITVQTQVDGRPVQRTVKSVFKSYVNSASIKPEVLTIWDKGLPNQINFELLVAEAGRFGLSGTLTGTNAEGQKVAILRTQAANWLTPESPKLKLMLDPKLIQASGLQPPFELNELELQDQGQMARLSYQAKALILTR
- a CDS encoding nSTAND1 domain-containing NTPase — protein: MSDSTFFFGEWQINPSANSLLLGKQVKQLEPKAMDVLLFLCQRAGEVVSSDEIVSHCWPGVDTGDNPLHKIINQLRRALGDSATDPTYIETIRKRGYRTLAEVRFPIGHEATASPQSWQGGSPFPGLQAYNANYAEVFFGRSEQISTLLNRISQQIIYGRAFCLVLGPSGSGKSSLINAGVVPNLMKGGGYNGIGVASFSSLDFADVSKGQLLTDLASAMLDWEINDTPVFEGMSAETLAVQLVEDIQGVINQCTQALKVQPFTQPFFALFIDRLEVLLSSPLFSDTERTVFVELLEQLATSKAVIIISACRNDFYPLLVGYPSLMAGKSRGAHFDLAPPTRTELLQMIRLPAVAANLSWEVDSETAMPLDEMLCSDAASNPDALPMLQYTLQALYLQRSADDKLLVSVYHALGGIEGAIGKNAEQAISHLSDAEKASLPRILSLLVTLREDEKSITSRTARWSQLQSTAETALVQAMVDSRLFVSHLQNGEPCFSIAHEALLRRWPRATAWISEHSDSLSIKSRLQHLSTRWLSEAKHSAYLLAEGKPLKEAQSLSQNPLFDLDDPETAFITASTKRANMLRWTRRLTVTLLCVLTLTSIIMSVRSIEAEKLALQKRLAAEDLLGFMVGDFADKMRGIGRMDLLDGISNKALEYFSDFSNDNGDQHLSLEARLQHGQTLEAMGEVAYSRDKLDEAKTALLAAQTKLTNLYTEQPTNLELLKTLGANAFWLGQIKYDMSDWESAKPYFEQYLSYSQVMYKLASDDKNALMELSYANNTLGSLAMKQQQFDKATSYFDESLRLKLLALTQDPNNKQLQADIADTRSWLARTWRSRGQLNSAISIHNQLQTELKSITKTNNTDGYLLDRYASSLRTSSTLFEYQGSMLEAFNNALQGEKLMQQAVILDPKNTAWKTQLYYLKFQLMSLNATLKDPRSYYTPEYLRAELEQENKAFINSRRYSALKAIFLKNSAQYYFIMGKNQQCKESLEEASLILNEIIKDAPDDFKYLASFAEVELLSAKLSKQRQDMPAVQKSCIQVKEMLEPIQQKDRDPQYLQPYAKALDCLGTLEKNQTLLSSLKTMGITNFNF
- a CDS encoding DP-EP family protein, which gives rise to MSQFQATRDPLINLSIQINDGQAVFSYSKDGEPCHGNVEVYKAEAIRYQLIDTPDLVQFVGVGFLNPFNGNINSVLIEEGGRVVTINDLHKTAGIIKFQLILKYADHSVWLISPDPQIIDRED
- a CDS encoding transposase, whose amino-acid sequence is MTSARRMLIDANTTPFYHVINRCVRRAFLCGEDKLTGRSYEHRRGWIVDKIKALSAIFCIDICAYAVMNNHYHLVLKIDVEEAKTLSPKEVISRWCQITKGHTVATKYMNGEALIDGERMLLDGLITEWHERLSSISWFMRCLNEEIARKANREDECKGAFWEGRFKSQALLDEQALLACMMYVDLNPIRAGIADSLQSSDFTSIQERISALKQVNNIIISPQAPVQSAKNKPQTINKSLAKFDAATHSSQQTGIPFHFADYLELIDWTGRAIRHDKKGFIDNQRPKLLNELGIASDAWLSSAKDFRRQYSGISGRWDAMCAFKLQQGGKWCRGKSSSEALHPNQPLG
- a CDS encoding sensor domain-containing diguanylate cyclase, translated to MTSSPKQTRSQHPLSLVGEDNGLQCTAQQGLVEPALPLTFFEHGSIETIQQFIQHLTEPVIIVNAQGYIYFSNSKGADLLTCPQASLKGQDWRNFLTEHHQARYDNLLSNDIKLGKNCGIPVQHCAEEITLITASGKAKDVELSISYIPSHEPLFVMMMHDLTQHKAENQKLRKLAATDSLTGLANRRYFDEMLHHYWEECTGKLRPISVVIIDVDYFKVFNDQFGHIQGDECLRKIAKVIADIVPIDIGLAARYGGEEFALILPSHNAKMALTIAQKVQQGINDLRFTEQGLRDYVSVSASQGIASEINGQFRTSLAMLCAADTALYRAKADGRDRINTSL
- a CDS encoding FAD-binding protein is translated as MNKLEASRNIRAVIEKSLPVSTSPLAIFTYQCWVKTSAGGRVFHYNTDREDTYFAVDINSLGHIECVINTTLLRVEAISTLGGLNDSQWHLLSICHEYHEINCYVDGEITHTQLNNLSLLADNEFLIENVSLPNHRDTHFDGEIFGITLLNRLLTRTEIVDYYRNPAQQKSITENNLYIYQHHDVYNFRDENVIPLQRQKVLLVIFNDTEYQFIKTTADSNAYNQQLPKIIPPHERRAYIIECDYNTWPNFNYVVNYAVSNQADITLNIEVFKSLTAYRSNIKVTVANELERDCLIMQSTEEELSAEVRISENLVITQAKNFVNFINEVRAHIPADNIITAGHYYSEQQFSVSTGKQMIAYQQACQLFNRRLQKKPLAIIKCTSTEEVKIAYKAAIDYNLPISVRSGGNDHEGESTETNTIVLDLLKMDSLTLDPITGIAAIGPGNRFINLTTALAKKGVMIPHGTSGNVALAGFIMGGGSGPWTRKYGMCCESLLQAEIVLGIGETQVVSVANKPELLWALKGGGGLSYGIVTRFFVQTFPLPPCLLKFELEWNCYDKQTQELIEHTPTKDILQRWEAIINADSTGCLIGTNLKINAKHLPAEQHKTTDIDTESIKHNCLMYGFWEGNSASLNHFIQTQFNEFDLVPNDIRIEGMGGLTKAYGENLMANWERESFHHLQADLQGINRSPTPPDLDEPAPHKVTSRLVNQTGLRDGYKPLLESLTSRYVLEGNRQLGLFTYVTLGAIAGDYYRTMGEDQKSRSAFPYKDRQYTIQYQTWWNNALQEKQQLQDSQVFTRINRALDWIDASRNYDIPNTSGAYISFKDKAIPTDVYFDHNYAALKRIKAAYSQDSFNHFRSRKSII
- a CDS encoding EamA family transporter, whose product is MPSSALAIIFALLAAILMGTIGVLARFAALPAEHITFYRLLLGALFLLAYMLFTGKGHQIRHRPSKRNLYPNNLKMQDSAEI